From a region of the Danaus plexippus chromosome 8, MEX_DaPlex, whole genome shotgun sequence genome:
- the LOC116771133 gene encoding uncharacterized protein LOC116771133 isoform X1 → MAHKKMGTRNELTCRPLDSLEEIQSFLQNPPAWRTLCTDLVPHSESVVRNIKINPFFGENILETPQTFCHYDPEAQEVEREERRRLPKTLVCHDMANGYHDDSFIDGTGNYTAYTFYNWGGIDIFCYFSHHFITIPPLGWINVAHAHGVQIIGTVITEWADGVAMWEKLLSSESEWQDFASMLVAIAKTLKFDGWLLNIENKVSDPRSLVQFVHHLHTALHQELPHAVLLWYDSVTVDGHLYWQNALNEKNRAFFDVTDGLFTNYSWSAADVSSSVLEAGDRLTDLYIGIDVWGRNFYGGGQFNTQQAIQVAFHQGCSLAIFAPAWTYEALTNDKDNLNWVTDGEELDGYDSFLLRDRALWTSLWPFLNTKLPCRLPFQTSWCRGQGTRRRIYGEVICPVPWYNLRHMHYQPNSTLGPHGYLLSTQDNINRLSNLGLLKNREGILRYRKSLEQSKMELETNPGDVAMNIKEDSFTRLDSGSHREVVVDKDSDTSTVRTTVRTKVKNALRNLFKIRTSRVDKNGSDHVSQASDRTDEAAREAEEYQSSGKSMVRMSLNLSLGRTTKTRYCLGYVSMERECFETYYEDSFIGGSCLMVHPADDEYEAQRTSRLLHCDFRCDDTLVVCVVTKTLDEHDDQFLNIRLSVSDCGGCEKVVLVGRSLPSGGEEPSGTELEHVFPVNDEDDFPELQKYLVLNEPGFYVPVVNPYGWQVRYYRVRVPGCRVLAVSCRTGLPLGPVLLGHLGLCSIRDTHADDAQTNVAS, encoded by the exons ATGGCGCACAAGAAAATGGGAACCCGAAACGAATTAACCTGTAGACCGCTCGATTCATTGGAAGAAATTCAGTCATTTTTACAAAATCCACCTGCGTGGAGGACTTTATGCACAGATTTAGTTCCTCACAGTGAGAGTGTAGtgagaaacataaaaataaatccgtTTTTCGGTGAAAATATACTCGAAACTCCACAAACGTTCTGTCATTATGATCCGGAAGCGCAAGAAGTCGAGCGCGAGGAACGTCGACGACTACCAAAGACACTGGTTTGCCATGATATGGCTAATGGCTACCACGACGACAG tttcatcGATGGCACCGGTAACTACACCGCCTATACGTTCTACAACTGGGGCGGCATCGACATATTCTGTTATTTCAGCCACCACTTCATCACCATCCCTCCCCTGGGCTGGATCAACGTCGCCCACGCGCACGGGGTTCAAATTATCG GTACCGTTATAACGGAGTGGGCGGACGGGGTGGCGATGTGGGAGAAGCTGCTGTCGTCGGAGTCCGAGTGGCAGGACTTCGCCAGCATGCTGGTCGCCATCGCTAAGACCTTGAAGTTTGACGGATGGCTGCTAAATATAGAGAACAAG GTGTCGGACCCTCGCTCGTTGGTCCAGTTCGTCCATCACCTGCACACCGCCCTCCACCAGGAGTTGCCGCACGCGGTGCTTCTGTGGTACGACAGTGTCACCGTCGACGGTCATCTCTACTGGCAGAACGCTCTCAACGAGAAGAACAG GGCGTTCTTCGATGTTACGGACGGTCTGTTCACGAACTACTCGTGGAGCGCGGCCGACGTGTCGTCCAGCGTGCTAGAGGCCGGCGACCGCCTCACCGACCTCTACATAGGGATCGACGTCTGGGGACGGAACTTCTACGGCGGCGGGCAGTTCAACACGCAGCAG GCGATCCAGGTGGCGTTCCATCAAGGTTGTTCGTTAGCGATATTCGCCCCGGCCTGGACGTACGAGGCCCTCACCAACGACAAGGACAACCTCAACTGGGTGACGGACGGCGAGGAGCTGGACGGCTACGACAGTTTCCTGCTCCGAGACCGCGCGCTCTGGACCAGCTTGTGGCCCTTCCTGAACACGAAGCTGCCGTGCCGGTTGCCATTCCAGACGTCCTGGTGTCGCGGCCAGGGGACGAGGAGAAGAATCTATGGAGAA GTCATATGTCCAGTGCCTTGGTACAACCTGCGACACATGCACTATCAGCCCAACTCGACCCTCGGACCCCACGGGTACTTACTGTCGACACAGGACAACATCAATCGCCTCTCCAACTTGGGGTTGCTGAAGAACAGGGAGGGCATCCTCAGATACAGGAAGTCCTTGGAACAGAGCAAGATGGAGCTGGAGACAAACCCCGGCGACGTCGCCATGAACATAAAGGAAGACAGCTTTACGCGTCTGGACTCGGGTTCACACAGGGAGGTGGTGGTCGACAAGGATAGTGACACGAGCACGGTGAGGACTACGGTCAGGACGAAGGTGAAGAACGCACTGAGGAACCTGTTCAAGATCAGAACGAGCAGAGTCGACAAAAACGGAAGCGACCACGTGAGCCAGGCGAGCGACAGGACGGACGAGGCGGCGCGGGAGGCGGAGGAGTACCAGTCCTCGGGGAAGTCCATGGTGAGGATGTCGCTGAACCTGAGTCTGGGCCGGACCACCAAGACCAGGTACTGTCTGGGCTACGTGTCCATGGAGCGCGAGTGTTTCGAGACCTACTACGAGGACAGCTTCATAGGCGGCTCGTGTCTGATGGTGCACCCGGCAGACGACGAGTACGAGGCACAGCGCACGTCCCGGCTCTTACACTGCGACTTCCGGTGTGACGACACGCTGGTCGTGTGCGTGGTCACCAAGACCCTGGACGAGCACGACGACCAGTTCCTCAACATCAGACTGAGCGTGTCGGACTGCGGAGGCTGCGAGAAGGTGGTGCTGGTGGGGAGGAGCCTCCCCAGCGGAGGGGAGGAGCCATCCGGCACCGAGCTGGAACATGTGTTCCCCGTCAACGACGAAGACGACTTCCCCGAGCTACAGAAGTATCTGGTGCTGAACGAGCCCGGGTTCTACGTACCCGTCGTCAACCCGTACGGGTGGCAGGTCAG ATATTACCGCGTCCGTGTCCCGGGATGCCGCGTGCTGGCCGTCAGCTGTCGGACGGGCCTGCCCCTGGGGCCGGTGCTGCTGGGACACCTGGGACTCTGTAGCATCAGAGATACACACGCCGACGAT GCACAAACCAACGTCGCCAGCTAG
- the LOC116771157 gene encoding beta-1,4-N-acetylgalactosaminyltransferase bre-4-like codes for MPKWFSCQRLLHLQLSTSLFVTLVLIAVVQFFACYTTYNYNHLTADNLGSSLYHVTNPKLVINKSKPECKYEDLLLSSKSTAVWDVPKNYDDFLPTGILNGSYFPDVCNPLYSVAILVTYRNRQSQLDIFIPYMHNFLRKQRIHYKIYVIEQQDNKPWNKGMLYNIGAKQAIADKFPCLILHDVDLLPLDEANLYACLKQPRHMSASIDKFRYVLIYSSLVGGVLAITSEQYMEVNGFSNKYQGWGGEDDDFANRLMMYDLEMMRLPPTQSRYTMLRHRQEKKNKNRHRIMSDNKNKIHLDGVRALPHYTASVRDHRLYSMVSVRL; via the exons ATGCCGAAATGGTTCTCATGTCAGAGGCTTCTGCATCTACAGCTCAGCACGTCTCTGTTCGTCACTCTAGTTTTAATTGCTGTCGTCCAATTTTTTGCTTGCTACACCACCTACAACTACAATCACCTGACAGCCGATAATCTTGGCAGCAGCCTTTATCATGTCACAAATCCCAAATTAGTAATTAACAAATCGAAACCAGAATGCAAGTATGAAGATCTACTCCTAAGTTCCAAGTCAACGGCTGTGTGGGACGTACCAAAGAATTACGATGACTTTTTACCGACTGGAATTCTGAATGGAAGCTACTTCCCTGATGTCTGTAATCCTTTATACAGTGTTGCCATTCTAGTAACCTACAGAAACCGGCAGAGCCAATTAGACATATTTATACCATACATGCACAATTTTCTACGTAAACAAAGGATACATTACAA aATATATGTAATAGAGCAGCAGGACAATAAGCCTTGGAACAAGGGTATGTTATACAACATAGGAGCAAAACAGGCCATAGCAGACAAGTTCCCATGTCTCATCCTGCATGATGTGGACCTCTTGCCGCTGGATGAGGCTAACCTATACGCCTGCCTCAAACAACCCAGACACATGAGTGCTAGCATTGACAAATTCCGATATGTGCTCATCTATAGCAGTCTAGTGGGCGGAGTGCTCGCAATAACATCAGAGCAATATATGGAAGTCAATGGCTTCTCCAACAAATATCAAGGCTGGGGCGGAGAGGACGATGATTTTGCAAATAGACTTATGATGTATGACCTCGAGATGATGAG GTTACCACCGACCCAGTCCAGGTACACCATGTTGCGGCACAGACAGGAAAAGAAGAATAAGAATCGGCACAGAATAATGTCTGATAATAAGAATAAGATACACTTGGATGGAGTCAGAGCACTCCCGCACTACACGGCCAGCGTCCGAGACCACAGGCTGTACAGCATGGTGAGCGTCAGGTTATGA
- the LOC116771175 gene encoding DNA polymerase nu-like: MRYGRQDGREEHTHVEEQGTADRLNKSAGKVTREKKSKKKFVAPIKSQVPVKDIKYPLKIFEDASCKEIEDADIVNKEIFITLIFSNGSCQLSGRRTDAACCGEGLMMCLDETFYYFKGSSAVTDVLGKTMSSNQLICYDAKAIIKYLFSFGRDVQQFQFLDVKVAGRLVSPGQCPETFSDLCEQVSAIPRYTLATECPLQRAAWHVTLMKAAWETLKATMTNDGLYELFVGTEMKVLPILADMEQRGVCVDVDGLEAMGEVVKTRMKEVEEECYRAAGKHFQINSAPQLRAILYGDLKLDQKCNITVRKTTAKGDKSTSEDVLRSLMKVHPLPGLILEYRHLHKAHSTFITGIAHHVVNGVVKPTWDQTAAVTGRISSSNPNLQAIPKTFNLVLFPRDGADPVPLRFRSVYRGRAGWRLVAADFKQVECRVLAHAARDEHLEQALRSDDLFTDLAARWLEKPGREVSGRDRERTKRLVYAGLYGAGARTLADILQLPQGQLEEVIHSFDRTFPSLKRFCEGVWSECSRDGGRVSTVGRRTRTFPNISSDDAAMRAQARRQAVNFIIQGSAAELCKRAMCECVAGLRRAGVAGRLLLAVHDELVWEVAADEVPRAADIIKWSMESCGRQLGLQVPLPVALYTGHSWGDLEEYTSGVASVLTFTTEAIKTNK; the protein is encoded by the exons ATGAGATACGGCAGGCAGGACGGACGAGAGGAGCACACACACGTGGAGGAGCAGGGAACAGCGGACCGGCTAAACAAGTCAGCCGGGAAAGTTACTAGAGAGAAAAAATCTAAGAAAAAATTCGTAGCACCAATCAAGAGCCAGGTTCCCGTTAAAGATATCAAGTATCCCCTTAAAATTTTCGAAGACGCCAGTTGTAAAGAGATCGAAGACGCGGACATCGTCAACAAGGAgattttcataactttaatatttag CAACGGCTCGTGTCAGCTTAGCGGCCGCCGCACGGACGCGGCTTGCTGCGGGGAAGGCCTTATGATGTGTTTggatgaaacattttattatttcaaaggcTCCAGCGCCGTCAC GGACGTATTGGGAAAAACGATGTCCTCCAACCAATTAATATGCTATGACGCCAaagcaattattaaatatctatttagtTTTGGGAGAGACGTTCAACAGTTTCAGTTTTTGGATGTCAAG GTCGCCGGACGCCTGGTGAGTCCGGGACAGTGTCCCGAGACCTTTTCCGATTTGTGTGAGCAAGTGTCCGCGATTCCCCGCTACACCCTCGCCACCGAGTGTCCCCTTCAGAGAGCAGCCTGGCACGTGACGCTGATGAAGGCGGCGTGGGAGACTCTGAAGGCTACCATGACAAACGACGGGCTATATGAACTTTTTGTTGGCACTGAGATGAAGGTCTTACCGATCTTAGCAG ACATGGAGCAGAGAGGCGTGTGCGTGGATGTGGACGGACTCGAAGCTATGGGAGAGGTGGTGAAGACACGCATGAAGGAAGTGGAGGAGGAGTGTTACCGAGCGGCCGGGAAGCACTTCCAGATTAACTCCGCGCCGCAGCTCCGAGCGATACTGTACGGAGACTTGAAACTAGACCagaaatgtaatattacaGTACGGAAAACGACTGCCAAGGGAGACAAGTCCACCTCCGAGGACGTG CTGCGGTCCCTGATGAAGGTTCATCCCCTGCCGGGTCTGATCCTGGAGTACCGTCACCTCCACAAGGCGCACTCCACCTTCATCACCGGCATCGCTCATCACGTCGTGAACGGTGTCGTCAAACCCACTTG GGACCAAACGGCGGCGGTGACGGGTCGCATCTCTTCCAGCAACCCGAACCTGCAGGCCATTCCTAAGACATTTAACCTGGTCCTGTTTCCGCGGGACGGCGCCG ATCCAGTGCCGCTGAGGTTCCGGTCGGTGTACCGGGGCCGAGCGGGCTGGCGGCTGGTGGCGGCGGACTTCAAGCAGGTGGAGTGCCGCGTGCTGGCTCACGCCGCTCGGGATGAGCACCTGGAGCAGGCGCTTAGGAGCGACGACCTGTTCACCGACCTCGCCGCCCGCTG GTTGGAGAAGCCAGGGCGCGAGGTGAGCGGCAGGGACCGGGAGCGCACCAAGCGGCTGGTGTACGCCGGCCTGTACGGGGCCGGCGCGCGCACGCTGGCAGACATACTGCAACTGCCACAAGGACAGCTGGAGGAGGTCATACACAGCTTTGACA GGACGTTTCCATCTCTGAAGCGTTTCTGTGAGGGGGTGTGGTCCGAGTGCTCGCGGGACGGAGGCCGAGTGTCGACGGTCGGCCGGCGGACTCGAACCTTCCCCAACATATCCAGCGACGACGCTGCGATGAGGGCGCAGGCCCGGCGGCAGGcggttaattttattattcaag GCTCGGCGGCGGAGCTGTGTAAGCGCGCCATGTGTGAGTGCGTGGCTGGTCTGCGGCGGGCCGGGGTCGCGGGCCGCCTGCTGCTGGCCGTGCACGACGAGCTGGTGTGGGAGGTGGCCGCGGACGAGGTGCCCCGCGCGGCCG ATATAATCAAGTGGTCGATGGAGAGCTGCGGCCGGCAGCTGGGTCTGCAGGTCCCCCTGCCGGTCGCCCTGTACACGGGGCACAGCTGGGGGGACCTGGAGGAATACACAAGCGGGGTGGCGTCGGTGTTGACATTTACTACGGAggcaataaaaacaaacaaataa
- the LOC116771133 gene encoding uncharacterized protein LOC116771133 isoform X2 — protein MIRKRKKSSARNVDDYQRHWFAMIWLMATTTTVSSMAPVTTPPIRSTTGAASTYSVISATTSSPSLPWAGSTSPTRTGFKLSVSDPRSLVQFVHHLHTALHQELPHAVLLWYDSVTVDGHLYWQNALNEKNRAFFDVTDGLFTNYSWSAADVSSSVLEAGDRLTDLYIGIDVWGRNFYGGGQFNTQQAIQVAFHQGCSLAIFAPAWTYEALTNDKDNLNWVTDGEELDGYDSFLLRDRALWTSLWPFLNTKLPCRLPFQTSWCRGQGTRRRIYGEVICPVPWYNLRHMHYQPNSTLGPHGYLLSTQDNINRLSNLGLLKNREGILRYRKSLEQSKMELETNPGDVAMNIKEDSFTRLDSGSHREVVVDKDSDTSTVRTTVRTKVKNALRNLFKIRTSRVDKNGSDHVSQASDRTDEAAREAEEYQSSGKSMVRMSLNLSLGRTTKTRYCLGYVSMERECFETYYEDSFIGGSCLMVHPADDEYEAQRTSRLLHCDFRCDDTLVVCVVTKTLDEHDDQFLNIRLSVSDCGGCEKVVLVGRSLPSGGEEPSGTELEHVFPVNDEDDFPELQKYLVLNEPGFYVPVVNPYGWQVRYYRVRVPGCRVLAVSCRTGLPLGPVLLGHLGLCSIRDTHADDAQTNVAS, from the exons ATGATCCGGAAGCGCAAGAAGTCGAGCGCGAGGAACGTCGACGACTACCAAAGACACTGGTTTGCCATGATATGGCTAATGGCTACCACGACGACAG tttcatcGATGGCACCGGTAACTACACCGCCTATACGTTCTACAACTGGGGCGGCATCGACATATTCTGTTATTTCAGCCACCACTTCATCACCATCCCTCCCCTGGGCTGGATCAACGTCGCCCACGCGCACGGGGTTCAAATTATCG GTGTCGGACCCTCGCTCGTTGGTCCAGTTCGTCCATCACCTGCACACCGCCCTCCACCAGGAGTTGCCGCACGCGGTGCTTCTGTGGTACGACAGTGTCACCGTCGACGGTCATCTCTACTGGCAGAACGCTCTCAACGAGAAGAACAG GGCGTTCTTCGATGTTACGGACGGTCTGTTCACGAACTACTCGTGGAGCGCGGCCGACGTGTCGTCCAGCGTGCTAGAGGCCGGCGACCGCCTCACCGACCTCTACATAGGGATCGACGTCTGGGGACGGAACTTCTACGGCGGCGGGCAGTTCAACACGCAGCAG GCGATCCAGGTGGCGTTCCATCAAGGTTGTTCGTTAGCGATATTCGCCCCGGCCTGGACGTACGAGGCCCTCACCAACGACAAGGACAACCTCAACTGGGTGACGGACGGCGAGGAGCTGGACGGCTACGACAGTTTCCTGCTCCGAGACCGCGCGCTCTGGACCAGCTTGTGGCCCTTCCTGAACACGAAGCTGCCGTGCCGGTTGCCATTCCAGACGTCCTGGTGTCGCGGCCAGGGGACGAGGAGAAGAATCTATGGAGAA GTCATATGTCCAGTGCCTTGGTACAACCTGCGACACATGCACTATCAGCCCAACTCGACCCTCGGACCCCACGGGTACTTACTGTCGACACAGGACAACATCAATCGCCTCTCCAACTTGGGGTTGCTGAAGAACAGGGAGGGCATCCTCAGATACAGGAAGTCCTTGGAACAGAGCAAGATGGAGCTGGAGACAAACCCCGGCGACGTCGCCATGAACATAAAGGAAGACAGCTTTACGCGTCTGGACTCGGGTTCACACAGGGAGGTGGTGGTCGACAAGGATAGTGACACGAGCACGGTGAGGACTACGGTCAGGACGAAGGTGAAGAACGCACTGAGGAACCTGTTCAAGATCAGAACGAGCAGAGTCGACAAAAACGGAAGCGACCACGTGAGCCAGGCGAGCGACAGGACGGACGAGGCGGCGCGGGAGGCGGAGGAGTACCAGTCCTCGGGGAAGTCCATGGTGAGGATGTCGCTGAACCTGAGTCTGGGCCGGACCACCAAGACCAGGTACTGTCTGGGCTACGTGTCCATGGAGCGCGAGTGTTTCGAGACCTACTACGAGGACAGCTTCATAGGCGGCTCGTGTCTGATGGTGCACCCGGCAGACGACGAGTACGAGGCACAGCGCACGTCCCGGCTCTTACACTGCGACTTCCGGTGTGACGACACGCTGGTCGTGTGCGTGGTCACCAAGACCCTGGACGAGCACGACGACCAGTTCCTCAACATCAGACTGAGCGTGTCGGACTGCGGAGGCTGCGAGAAGGTGGTGCTGGTGGGGAGGAGCCTCCCCAGCGGAGGGGAGGAGCCATCCGGCACCGAGCTGGAACATGTGTTCCCCGTCAACGACGAAGACGACTTCCCCGAGCTACAGAAGTATCTGGTGCTGAACGAGCCCGGGTTCTACGTACCCGTCGTCAACCCGTACGGGTGGCAGGTCAG ATATTACCGCGTCCGTGTCCCGGGATGCCGCGTGCTGGCCGTCAGCTGTCGGACGGGCCTGCCCCTGGGGCCGGTGCTGCTGGGACACCTGGGACTCTGTAGCATCAGAGATACACACGCCGACGAT GCACAAACCAACGTCGCCAGCTAG
- the LOC116772710 gene encoding vacuolar protein sorting-associated protein 41 homolog: MALNLESCDSLPPDEEPKLKYDRMGNDVENILLKDAVSCICVHTKFICLGTQWGVIHLLDHDGNTVPISPDNNQKDLQAHAIAINKISVDLNGDYIASCSDDGKVVVYGLYSPDNTHNLTLGRVVKSVSLDPYYFKSGSGRRFLTGDNKLTLYEKTFLNRLRSTVLCECEGYVQAIAWHERFVAWASESGVRVYDLSARCSLGLIQWERNPNRSIEDFRCNLLWSAPKTLMIGWVDTIRICVIRKRSHIELQTRDVTEYLVDPVHTFQVDYFISGLGPLDDQLVLLGVPKECDPETGKAQRPVLAVADYKDCEFCEVSNDSLNIIGFQEYSCNDYYLDMLIEENRFFIVSPKEIVIASPYDIDDRVNWLTAHERFEKAISVLEENGGKTSKHSIVTVGVQYLDHLLAERLFDEAAVLCARICKNDKVLWENQIFKFSKMNQLRAISPYVPRNPGQALSPHIYELIFLEYLKEDPQGFLRLVQEWNPALYKTGVIIKAVLDYLLTTEVEKNIYLEALALLYCYQKKYDKALTAYLRLQHKDVFKLITKHNMYSVIYDKILELMSLDCDKAIAILLQDKTKVPVQVVEKQLADHDEYLFKYLDAYSKVEPNGRYHGKLVRLYAKYAREKLLPFLKCSDNYPIQEALDVCQSNEFYPEMVFLLGRIGNTREALQIIIEKLDDINQAIGFCQEHNDKELWTDLIKQTVDKPECVSLLLKRIGNYVDPRMLIENIQPGCEIKDLKDSLAKMMCDYHLQMSVQEACKVITLRNYFDLHEKLIINQQRGISVTDEFLCSVCQGRIIIRDLANASNLIVYNCRHSFHIECLPDGVNNASCSVCSAVKM, from the exons ATGGCTTTAAATCTAGAGAGCTGTGATAGTCTGCCACCAGACGAGGAGCCTAAACTGAAATATGATCGAATGGGCAATGACGtcgaaaatatcttattaaaagaTGCTGTGAGCTGCATCTGTGTGCATACCAAGTTTATTTGCTTAGGAACTCAGTGGGGAGTGATACATTTACTGGATCATGATGGAAATACAGTGCCCATCTCACCAGACAATAATCAGAAAGATCTGCAAGCTCATGCTATagctataaacaaaatatctgtAGACCTAAATGGCGACTACATCGCTAGCTGCTCTGACGATGGCAAAGTGGTGGTGTACGGCCTCTACTCACCAGACAATACTCACAATCTCACATTAGGGAGAGTTGTTAAATCAGTCTCCTTAGatccttattattttaaatctgggTCAGGACGAAGGTTCCTCACag GTGATAATAAACTCACCCTGTACGAGAAGACTTTCTTGAATCGGTTGCGAAGTACCGTTTTGTGTGAGTGTGAAGGTTATGTCCAGGCAATAGCGTGGCATGAGCGATTTGTGGCATGGGCCAGCGAGTCTGGTGTGAGAGTGTATGACCTCTCTGCTAGATGCTCTCTGGGTCTCATACAGTGGGAACGGAACCCCAATAGGTCCATCGAAGACTTTCGCTGTAACCTTCTCTGGTCAGCCCCTAAGACACTCATGATTGGCTGGGTGGACACTATCAGAATATGTGTCATAAGGAAAAGGAGTCACATAGAGTTACAAACACGTGATGTCACAGAATATTTAGTCGATCCAGTGCATACATTTCAAGTGGATTATTTCATAAGCGGCCTGGGACCTCTTGATGATCAGCTGGTGTTGTTGGGGGTACCTAAGGAATGTGATCCCGAAACTGGAAAGGCCCAGAGACCGGTACTGGCTGTAGCCGACTATAAGGATTGTGAATTCTGTGAAGTATCCAACGACAGTTTAAACATTATTGGCTTTCAAGAATATTCTTGTAACGACTACTATTTAGACATGCTCATTGAAGAAAATAGGTTCTTCATAGTGTCGCCGAAGGAAATAGTTATAGCGAGTCCCTACGACATCGACGACAGAGTCAACTGGCTAACGGCGCACGAGAGATTTGAGAAGGCGATATCAGTTCTGGAAGAGAACGGCGGTAAAACATCCAAGCATTCCATAGTGACTGTGGGAGTGCAGTATCTAGACCACCTGCTGGCCGAACGCCTGTTCGATGAAGCGGCGGTCTTGTGTGCCagaatatgtaaaaatgaCAAAGTGTTGTGggaaaatcaaatatttaagttctCTAAGATGAATCAATTGCGAGCCATAAGCCCCTACGTGCCCAGAAACCCTGGTCAAGCACTGAGTCCGCATATTTACGAACTCATATTTTTGGAATACCTAAAGGAGGACCCTCAAGGTTTCCTCAGACTAGTTCAGGAATGGAACCCCGCTCTGTATAAAACCGGAGTCATCATAAAAGCAGTATTAGATTATCTTTTAACGACGGAGGTCGAGaagaacatttatttagaAGCTCTGGCTCTCCTCTACTGCTACCAGAAGAAATACGACAAAGCACTCACCGCGTACTTACGACTGCAGCACAAAGACGTCTTTAAACTGATCACCAAACACAACATGTACTCCGTCATATACGACAAGATACTGGAACTGATGTCTCTCGACTGTGATAAGGCGATCGCCATCCTCTTACAAGACAAGACCAAGGTCCCCGTCCAAGTAGTGGAGAAGCAGCTGGCCGACCACGACGAGTACTTATTCAAATACTTGGACGCGTACAGTAAAGTCGAACCCAACGGACGATACCACGGGAAGCTAGTCAGGCTGTACGCCAAATACGCCAGGGAAAAATTACTACCGTTTCTGAAATGTAGCGACAACTATCCCATACAAGAGGCCTTGGACGTCTGTCAGAGCAACGAGTTCTATCCGGAGATGGTCTTCCTGCTGGGTCGGATAGGAAACACGAGGGAGGCTctgcaaattattattgaaaagttaGACGACATCAACCAGGCCATAGGCTTCTGTCAGGAACACAACGACAAGGAGCTCTGGACGGATCTCATCAAGCAGACGGTCGACAAGCCGGAGTGCGTGTCGCTGTTGCTGAAGAGGATCGGCAACTACGTGGACCCCAGGATGCTCATAGAGAACATACAGCCCGGCTGCGAGATAAAAGACTTGAAGGACTCCCTGGCCAAGATGATGTGCGACTACCACTTGCAGATGTCGGTGCAGGAGGCGTGCAAGGTCATCACACTGAGGAACTACTTCGACCTCCACGAGAAACTGATCATCAACCAGCAGAGAGGCATCTCGGTGACGGACGAGTTCCTGTGCAGCGTGTGTCAGGGCAGGATCATCATCCGGGACCTGGCCAACGCCTCCAACCTCATCGTGTACAACTGCCGACATTCCTTCCACATAGAGTGCCTCCCGGACGGCGTCAACAACGCGTCCTGCAGCGTGTGCAGCGCCGTCAAGATGTGA